In Bradyrhizobium sp. 170, the DNA window GTTGTCTTGTCGCAGTCTCGCGTCGAGATTGCGCTTGCGCGCGAAGCAAATCAGTTCGCAATCCGTGGGGTGGGCAAAGCCACCGGGTCGCGCGAACGCGCGCCCGATGACAGGCTCCGCGTGCCCACCATCAAGAAGCGCGCTCGATGATACATCGTGGGCACGTCGCTAACGCGCCTTTGCCCACCCTACGAGATATTCCGTTCCGTTTCATCCAGGTCGCGGTGCTCACCGAGGGAATTTACATCGAAGACAACGATCATAAACCTTCGTATAGCGGCGGCATCCGTTTGTATCTGCGCCGCTTACCTACGGACAATTGAGCGACTCATGTCGCGCGCCTTAGCGTCACTGCGATCGGGTTCGGCTGTCGCGGAAAAAATTTCACGGCCAAAAGCGATCGAGTACAGCAACAATATTTGAGCTGTCCACGGCGACGAGTCCTGCTCTCTTCTACGAGTTAACGGTGAGTGCGGTCTGAGATGTCCGCAGGCGAGTTTGTTGTGCCGCGCATCCAGTAACCTGAAGTGACGTCCTTGTTTCCTGCTATCCAATTTTGGGGTCATTGCCTGAATGTCATCCTCCCTCGGCAAGATCGCGGTCCTGATCGATGGCGCCAATCTCTATGCGACCAGCAAGACGCTTGGTTTCGATATCGATTACAGGCGGCTGCTCAAGGAATTCCAGAGCAGAGGCATGCTGCTTCGTGCGATTTATTACACCGCGATCATCGAGGATCAGGAATATTCGTCGATCCGGCCCTTGATCGACTGGCTCGATTATAATGGCTACACCGTGGTCACCAAGGCGACCAAGGAATACATCGACGCCAGCGGCCGCCGCAAGGTGAGGGGCAACATGGATATCGAACTCGCGGTCGATGCCCTGGAGCTCGCCGAACATGTCGACCAGATCGTGCTGTTCTCCGGTGATGGCGATTTCCGCTCCCTGGTCGAGGCGTTGCAGCGTCGTGGGGTCCGGGTGACCGTCGTTTCGACGATTTCGATTCAACCGCCGTTGATCGCCGACGAATTGCGGCGCCAGGCCGACGTCTTTACTGACCTGATGGAGTTGAAATCCAAGATTGGCCGCGACCCGTCCGAGCGGCCGCCCCCGCGCGAGTTGCGAAATAACCTGCCGGAGTTCCTGCAGCGCGACACCAATAATGTGTGATCACGGCGATCTTCAACGCTTGCCCCGATCGCTTTGTCCGTAGTCCGTAGGGTGGGCAAGGCGACTTGTCTCGCCGTAGCTCAACGAGCGAAGGCGGAAGCGTGCCCACCATCAAGACGTGCGCCCGGCGATGGATGGTGGGCACGGCGCAAGCGCGCCTTTGCCCGCCCTACGAGCCCCCAACGTCCCCTAGCGGCGCGACTTCATCTTCGGCTTCATGTCTTCCTGAACTTCTTGCAGCAGTTTGTGTGCAACAAACTGTGCAACAGGGGCAGGGATTCCCGCGATGTCCTCAGAGCAAGGCCGCTTCAGTTGGCGGCCCCTTTCCGGGCGATCGTGAAAAAGCCTAGCCCGATAATCAGGAATACGGGCACGACCGCGAAGAAGCCGGCGAATGATATGAGGCTGGGATAAGCAACGAGGAAATAGGTTGCCAGCCCGACAACGATCATTGCTGCAATTGAGCCCATCACTAGCAACGCTCGTTTTGATCCCGTCCCACATGGTTTAAGACCGTCTGAGTTGGCGTCCTCTCTTATATTACACCAAGCGCGAACTGCCTGTTGGCACTTTTGGGACCTCGTGCTCGTGGTCGGCGATGTCCGTTGGCCGGGGCGTAAAGCGGGCATTGTTCGGAGTCGTACTAGCACCCGCGAATGACCCACAACGGACATCAGGACTTTGCAACAAGCAACTCGAAGCCAGCCCCTATCAATGCACTCAGTTGACCTGATACGATGGCCCACTGGGGGTTTACATGCAGCCAGCGGGAATTTCTTGGTGTCTTGGGTGGTGCGGCGGTCGCGTGGCCGCGCGCCATCCACGCACAGGAGGCGGGTCGCATCTATCGCCTCGACGTAATGAGCCCCTCGCTGAAAATCGCAGCATCGCCTATCTTAGCTTTTTTCGACGAGCTTCGCGTGTTCAGTTTCGTCGAGGGACAGAATCTGAAAGTTGATGGCGGCGGCCATGGTCTGCGCGACGAGCAACTTCCCGTGCATCCACCGGGCGCTGACCGAAGGCGTCATCTGCAGGAGGGCCCTGGAATGAAGAAGACATTTGCTGCCTTCGTCGCGGTGGCTACGATCGTTGGTTCGCTCGCCGCGACGCCCGTAAGCGCACAGCGTGGCGTCGCCGCGGGCGTCGCGGCTCCGGGCCGCTATTATGTACCCGCCCCTTACGGAGCAAGTCGCGGGCCATACGAC includes these proteins:
- a CDS encoding NYN domain-containing protein, with the translated sequence MSSSLGKIAVLIDGANLYATSKTLGFDIDYRRLLKEFQSRGMLLRAIYYTAIIEDQEYSSIRPLIDWLDYNGYTVVTKATKEYIDASGRRKVRGNMDIELAVDALELAEHVDQIVLFSGDGDFRSLVEALQRRGVRVTVVSTISIQPPLIADELRRQADVFTDLMELKSKIGRDPSERPPPRELRNNLPEFLQRDTNNV